Below is a genomic region from Mucilaginibacter auburnensis.
AGGTTATTAGAATATACTAACACCATTACCCAGCGCGAGAGTCAGGCCCAACTGCTTGACGACATGGACCTTGAGCGTGAGCGGGGCATTACCATTAAAAGCCACGCCATACAAATGGACTACGTGCTGGATGGTCAGCAATACGTGTTGAACCTGATTGACACGCCGGGCCACGTTGACTTTAGTTACGAGGTATCGCGCTCAATAGCTGCGTGCGAGGGCGCACTGTTGATAGTAGATGCCGCACAGGGTATACAGGCGCAAACCATATCCAACCTTTACCTGGCTTTAGAAAACGACCTGGAGATAATCCCGGTATTGAATAAGATGGACCTTCCCGGCGCTATGCCCGAGGAAGTTAAAGACCAGATTGTTGACCTGATAGGCTGCAAACGTGAAGATATTTTAGCAGCATCAGGTAAAACAGGCTTGGGTGTGCATGATATTCTGCGTGCCATTGTAGAACGTGTACCCGCACCGGTTGGCGACCCAGAGGCACCACTGCAGGCCTTGATATTCGACTCGGTGTTTAACTCTTTCCGCGGCATTATAGCTTACTTTAAAGTTACCAACGGCGAGATACGCAAGGGCGACAAAGTAAAATTTGTGGCTACCGAGCGGGAATACATTGCTGACGAAATTGGCACACTGAAGCTTAAACCCCTGCCAAAGGATGTTGTAAAAACAGGTGACGTAGGCTACATTATCTCCGGCATTAAAGAGGCGCGCGAGGTAAAGGTTGGTGATACCATCACCACTATTGACCGCCCTTGCGAAGAAGGCATACAGGGTTTTGAAGAAGTGAAACCGATGGTATTTGCCGGTATTTATCCGGTTGATACAGAAGATTACGAAGAGCTGCGCGAGAGCATGGCCAAACTGCAACTGAATGATGCATCGCTGGTATTTGAACCGGAATCGTCAGCGGCTTTAGGTTTTGGTTTCCGTTGCGGTTTCCTGGGCATGCTTCATATGGAAATTATCCAGGAACGTTTGGAACGCGAGTTCAATATGACGGTGATCACCACTGTTCCCAACGTATCCTACCTGGCCTACAGCACCAAGCAGGATGAGATTGTGGTTAACAACCCATCAGACCTGCCCGACCCAAGTAAGATTGACCGCGTAGAAGAACCCTACATTAAAGCTACCATCATCACCAAGGCTGACTTTGTTGGCCCGGTAATGTCGCTTTGTATCCAAAAGCGTGGTATGATCGTTAACCAGTCGTACTTAACTTCTGACCGCGTGGAGCTGGTGTTTGAGATGCCAATGGGCGAAATTGTATTCGATTTTTATGATAAGCTTAAAACCATCTCAAAGGGTTATGCTTCGTTTGACTACCATCAGATAGGTTACCGCTCGTCTGACCTGGTACGTTTAGATATCCGTTTGAACGGTGAACCTGTGGATGCACTATCATCATTGATACACCGCAGCAACTCGTACGATTTTGGCAAGAAGATATGCGAGAAACTGAAAGAGCTATTGCCACGCCAGCAATTTGAAATTATTATACAGGCCTCAATTGGCGCTAAAATTATAGCCCGCGAAACCGTAAAAGCCATGCGTAAAGACGTTACAGCAAAGTGTTATGGTGGTGATATATCGCGTAAACGTAAACTCTTAGAAAAACAAAAGGCCGGTAAAAAACGAATGCGCCAGGTAGGTAACGTGGAGATACCGCAAAGCGCGTTTATGGCGGTGTTGAAATTGGATTGATAAACATAGAACCAAGAGGCAAGAATTAAGATGTAAGACACAAAAGTTCATCTTAATTCTTGCCTCTTAATTCTTAACTCTATAAGAAATGCAGTTATTAGACGGCAAATACGTATCAGAAAAATTAAAAGGTGAGATTGCCGATGAGGCAGCGGCCTTGTTAGCAGAAAGAGGCAGAAAACCACATTTGGTTGCTGTTTTGGTTGGGCACGATGGTGGCAGCGAAACCTATGTGGCCAGCAAAATGAAGAACTGCGAGAAGGTAGGCTTCAAATCATCCTTAGTTCGTTATGAAAGCGATGTTACCGAAGAGGAGCTGCTAAAAAAAGTTGAAGAACTAAATGCCGATGCGGACATTGATGGCATTATTGTTCAATTGCCTTTACCCAAGCATATCGACCCTGAAAAAGTAACTGAACGCATAGATCACCGGAAAGATGTTGACGGCTTCCACCCTGTCAACCTGGGTAGGATGCAGCGCAATTTACCATCATTTATACCAGCTACACCTTATGGCATTACTTTAATGCTTAAAGAATATGGCATTGAAACCGCAGGTAAGCATTGCGTGGTAGTGGGTCGCAGCAACATTGTGGGTTCGCCTATGAGCATACTGATGGCTCGTAATACTACACCGGGCAATTGCACCGTAACCATTTGCCATAGCCGTACACCTGATATAAAGAAATTTACGCTTGATGCCGATATATTGGTTGTAGCCATTGGTAAAAAGAACTTTGTCACCGCCGATATGGTAAAAGACGGTGCCGTGGTAATCGACGTAGGCATGAACCGCGAAACTTCAACCATAACCAAATCAGGCTTTAAACTTTATGGCGATGTTGATTTTGACAACGTAGCGCCTAAAGCATCATGGATCACGCCGGTACCCGGTGGTGTTGGATTAATGACCATTATTGGTCTGTTAAAGAACACTTTGGCTTCTGCTAAGAAGGAAGTGTATCAATAAAACCCTTGTCATCCTGAGCGATGCGAAGGATCTTGTAAACCTTGCTAAAGCCGTCGCTTAGCTAGCAAATCGTATAAGATCCTTCGCTATCGCTCAGGATGACAGTCTTCTTAAAGTAAATGCTTTGTCATTCTTTAATTCGTATTCAGTATGAGCCTTGGCTCATCGTAGTCAATCATACGGTTACGCTCATCTTCCGGTATTGGTATTGATTTTTTAGCTTTGTAATCATAGCATACGCAAACAGTTTTTCCGGTTGTGCATATCTCATGGCCGTTCACGGTTTCTTTTACCAAAACGTGCATCATATCAAAACTACTGTTACCTATGCGCACTACACGGGTATAGCAGGTAATTTTATCAAACAAGGTAACCTGTTTTAGGTAATTGATCTCTGAGCGACCTAAAATAATACCACATTTATCAAAGTCCCATCCTATTGCGTCTTTCCAATAGTGGAAACGGGTATCCTCAAAGTAAGTTAAATACATGGCGTTATTAACGTGACCCACGGCATCAATATCCGAGAAACGGATGGTTATAGGAAACTGAAATTTATATTCTGATAGTTTTTCAGGCATTTTATGTCAATATGTCGGCATGTATTTGTTTTAAAACGACAAAATGTCGTAAAAATTATAAAATCATGCTCTGGTACGGGAGTTGAACAATAGCTTACGAAAATAATAAAAAGAAAAAATTTAGGAGGATATAAAAATGACTTTAGTAAAATTTGGTAAAGAACAAAAAAACGGTTTGGTAAACCCATTTTTTAACGACGTATATTCGTTATTGAACGACTCGTTCCTGAACGAAAGACATGCTTCTACCGTACCTGCGGTTAACATTTCTGAAAGCGAAAATAGCTTTGAAGTAGCATTAGCCGTTCCGGGCTTGAAAAAAGAAGATATCAAGATCAATCTTGATAAAAACGTATTAAGCGTTTCTGCTGAAAAGAAAACTGAAACAACAGAAGAAAACAAGAAATACAGCAAACGCGAATACAACTTTAGCTCTTTCAGCAGATCGTTCACTTTACCGCAAAGTGCAGACAGCAGCAAAATTGAAGCAGCTTATGTTGATGGTATATTAACGCTTAGCATCGCTAAAAAAGAAGAAGCTAAGTTTCAGTCAAGAGAGATCACTTTAAAATAATATTTCGGACCAACCCCTATACCGGCAATGTGTTGATTGATTAGTGTGGCAAGTGCCGGGCCGGGTTACCGAAAAAAAATACAATAGTTTTCATAAGTAATGTTGGTTTAGTTTGAAGAGCCCCGGTTTTCCGGGGCTTTTCTTTTTATACAGTTTTCCTGAAAAATAACGTTACAACAATTCAACTTGGCTTAGGATATGTATTTTAGCTGCATGCACTTTTACGCTACAAAAGCACCTCGTTTTTTGGGTTTTTACTTACTGCTTTTAATCGCGGTAACATCATCATGTAAGTATGATAAACCAACCAACCGCAACCGCGTTTCATTTAAAAACGTAACCGGCATCAACTACATTGAAGTAAAACGCAGGTTTGGCGATGGCCTTTCTGTAAGTAAATATGGGTACGGACTTCGCCCATCATGGAAACTGTCATTCATCTCTGACGATTCTGCTAAGGTATTCAGTCCGGACTCAAACGCTATGCTGGGCTTTCATGTAACGCTTGACCACGATTCGCTTTTTCATGTGGCGCGCGCGTGGTTCAGAGCGAAAAAGATCACAAAGGATAGCTTGGTGGTTCAGGTAATGAAGGTTGAATCAAAAGTTATTTATCTCGATAAATCGCAGGTATTCTTAACTTTTTATTCAGATAAATACATTCGCGATGTACTGCACACCGTACCCGAGGCGCTGATGGGTAAAACAAAGGCCGACACGCTCTTTATGAAAAGTCGCGCCGCGGAGGTTAACAAAAATGCGGATAGCGCTTTTATTGCAACAAATTCGCCGGTATTTGAAAGTAAAACACCGTTGGCAACGGTAAAAAAAATTGAGGTAAAAGCCGACATAATGAACAACTACGACAATTACGATCTGCCTAAATACGATATCACCATAAAAAACAAGTACAACAACTTCAACTACCCTGAATTGGTGGTAGTGATAGATCATAAAGGCAAGATCAATTACATGTATTCTATGTGGGAACTACCGCCCGGAGGCAACGAAACCATAAAAGTACTTTTTGACAATTACGTAAAAACGTATTTTAACATAACACCAGGCAACACATTTGGCTTTCCGCATAATAGTTATGCTTATATAAATTTACGGGGAGTGTTGAATAGAGATTAGTTGAACAGAGATTAGTTGAACGGTAAATTAGTAATATTTAGCTGAGAGCAGAGATTATCGGACTGATATTATCTAAGCGCTAATCAACTAATCTCTGATCAACCAGTCAACAAATCAACTACTTAAACGCCTCCTCGCCGGTTATATCCATACCGGTTATCAGCAGATGTATATCGTGGGTGCCTTCGTAGGTTACTACAGATTCCAGGTTCATCATGTGACGCATAATAGGGTATTCGCCGGTTATCCCCATGCCACCGAGCATCTGCCTTGCCTCGCGTGCAACGTTTAACGCCATTGCCACACTGTTACGTTTGGCCATTGATATCTGCGCCGGTGTTGCACGATTATCGCTCTTCAACACCCCCAAACGCCAAACCAATAGTTGTGCTTTAGTTATTTCGGTTATCATTTCGGCCAGTTTTTTTTGTTGCAGCTGAAACGCGGCTATGGGTTTACCAAATTGCTTACGCTCTTTAGCGTAATTCAACGCGGTATCATAGCAATCCATCGCCGCACCTATAGCGCCCCAGGCTATACCATAACGTGCCTGGTTCAAACATCCTAACGGCCCTTTTAGTCCTATAGCGTTGGGTAGTAAATTTTCTTTAGGCACTTTAACATTATCAAAAACCAACTCGCCCGTTGATGAAGCCCTAAGCGACCATTTGTTATGCGTCTCCGGTGTTGAAAAACCTTCCATACCCCTTTCAACAATTAACCCTTGTATTTTACCTTCCGGATTTTTCGCCCACACAATAGCAATGTCAGCAAATGGCGCATTTGATATCCACATTTTTGCACCATTAAGTAGGTAGTGGTCGCCCTCTTCTTTGAAATTAGTGGTCATGCCGCCCGGGTCAGATCCATGATCGGGTTCTGTCAAACCAAAACAGCCCATCAGTTCGCCCGTAGCCAGTTTAGGCAGATACTTCACCTTTTGCTCTTCCGAACCATATGTATATATAGGATACATCACCAATGAGCCCTGCACAGATGCCGTTGACCTGATACCTGAGTCGCCCCGCTCTATCTCCTGCATAATAATTCCGTAGGCCGTGTAATCTAATCCTAAACCGCCATACTGTTCGGGTATGGTTGGCCCAAAGGCTCCTATTTCAGCAAGCCCTTTAAGCAGATGTTTAGGAAACTCGGCACGCTGGGCATAATCCTCAATGATGGGACTTACTTCCTTTTTAACCCATTCGCGTACGGTGCTGCGTATCAGCTTATGCTCATCGGTTAATAACTCATCCAGCAAATAATAATCGGGCGATTCAAATTGGTCTGTTTTAGCCATAAATCAAATATAAACAACTGCTAACTTTTATTAAATGTTTGCCAACCTTATTTAGCCAGCTACTAAAATTATAAATTTGAGGCATGATAGTAGCACTACGCGCAGCCGAGTTTTTTGCCTACCATGGCTTTTATCCGGAAGAACAACATACCGGCAATTGTTTTATTGTTGATATAGAAGTGGAGTTCACGCCAACTGCTAGCAGCGGTTTACACACCGACGACATTAACGATACCGTAAACTATGAAGAACTTTACGACATAGCCAACAAACATATGCAACAACCGCAAAAGCTGATTGAAACGTTAGCTACGCTAATTTTAGAAGATGTTAAAGCGAGATATGGCTTTCTTGATAGAATTAACATCAGCATAAAAAAACAAAACCCGCTGGCGGGAGCAAAAGTTAAATACACAGAAATTATCGTTGGCTACAACAAATAACATCCATGACGTACAATAAAATAACCGAAGATATACTCAACCAGATAATTGACATAGTTGGTACAGAAAACGTATTAACCGGCCAGACAGAACTGGAAAAATATAGCCATGATGAGACTGAGGACCTTGAATATTACCCGGAAGTAGTCGCTAAACCCGCCACTCCGCAAGAGGTTGCCGCATTACTGGTATTGTGTAATGAACACCAAATACCCGTTACCCCACGTGGTGCGGGTACAGGACTGGCTGGTGGCGCGCTGGCTATAATGGGAGGCTTAATGCTGGCCATGGAGCGTTTTAATAAGGTGTTGGAGGTTGACGAGCGCAACCTGCAGGCAACTGTTGAACCTGGTGTGATAACCGAAGTATTCATGAATCAGGTTGCTGAAATGGGATTGCTCTACCCTATTGATCCATCAAGCAAGGGCAGCTGCTTTTTAGGTGGAAATGTTGCACATGGCTCCGGTGGGCCAAGGGTAGTGAAATATGGCACCATACGCGAGTATATACTTAACCTTGAAGTTGTTTTAGCATCGGGAGAGATCATCTGGACGGGAGCTAATACCCTTAAATACGCTTCGGGATATAACCTTACCCAATTGTTTATTGGCTCGGAGGGTACGCTGGGCATTGTTACTAAAATTGTTGTGAAACTGATACCTGCCCCTACACGTGATGTATTGATGCTGGCTGCTTTCCCAGATCTGGAGACCGCTGCATCGGCCGTTTCTGCTATTTTCAGGGCAGGTATTGTACCATCGGCACTGGAGTTTATGGAGCGCAAGGGGATTGAGTGGGTTAAAGAGAAAGATGGTGTTTATTTTGACCTGAAAGATGATGCCGCTGCTTTCCTGATGATAGAGATAGACGGCACCGATACCGATGTTATTTTTGGTGAAGCCGAAAAAGTTAATGTGGTATTGGAGCAATTTGGATGCAACGACGTTTTGTTTGCCGAATCAACTACTCAAAAAGACGAGCTATGGCACATGCGCCGCACAATGGCGGTATCGGTAAAAGCCAACTCTATTTATAAAGAAGAAGATTGTGTTGTACCAAGAGCCGCTTTGCCGGTATTAATAAAGGGCATTAAAGATGCCGGTGCAAAATACGGCTTTGAATCTGTATGCTATGGACATGCCGGTGATGGGAACGTACACATAAACATCCTAAAAGGCGGCATGAGCGATGACGACTGGAACAATAAACTCAAAGACGGTATACGCGACATATTTGAGCTAACCACTCAGTTAGGAGGCACCATCTCCGGAGAGCATGGGATCGGGCTTGTTCAAAAAGAGTTTATGCCTATAAAATATTCAGCGGTACATTTCCAATTATGGAAAGGTATTAAACAGGTGTTCGATCCTAAAGGTATCTTAAATCCGGGTAAAATATTTTAAGCTAAAGAATATCTTTTTCTACCACAGCCATAACATTTGTAGCGCTTTATAGGTAAAAAAAACAGCAACGATTTTACTAAAAAGCCACGCGATACACGCGTGTCCATTTCTGTCTTGCACTTCGGGCATGCCGGGTACCTTTTCTTTTCTTTTGCGGGGGTCGTCATAATAAAATCGGGGGGTTTTTATTACAACCAAAAGTACTAAAAATAAAGGCGTTTACATATTAAATTTCTATTAAAATTTTACTAATAAGTAATTAGTTATAAGATTCTTCATGTAAGAAAAAAGTCTTATTTATCACAAAATATTATTTCAGTAATGGTATAATTTATGTTTATTTAAGATAAATTAACATAAAAATAATATTTGCAAGGTTTCTAAAATCTAACCTGAAAATTTAAAAATGCTCAAACACACTTTACTTTATAGGAAAAGCAATTTTTCTTACTATTTAAACATGTTTTTCAACGTCTCCGTAAACGAAACCAGGCCAATATAAACGCCATCTTCACGTATTTCAATCGGAAAAGTGTCTATGTAATCATTTTGGCCGGGGTCGCCTTTGCCGGTTTTAATATCATAAGCGTATCTGTGAAACGGACAAATAATTTTGCCGTCTTTACACCAGCCGCCACTCAGATCAGCCCCTGCATGCGGACAGGTGCTGCTTACCGCGAAGATATCTCCACCGTATCCAACAAGACAGATGTTTTTGCCTTTAACCTTGATCCGTTTCATAAAAGGTGGTTTATCTGTAATAGCGTCTGATGCTTTGTACCATTCCATGCCTAAAACTCAACGTTTAAATTCATCACGTTAGGGTCTTGTATCACGTCGTCCATAGTGGCGGATAAGGTAACTTGCTTTCTGTCGGGAGACAATACAGCATTAGGGTTATCCACTTTTTTAACAGGTTGGGCAAAGTTAAGCACAACTTTATAAGGCATATCAATCAACATGGCCTTAGCAGCGGAAAGCGCTGACTGCGTTTTCTTTAAAAATGCAGTGAATTTAACCTTGTCAATAATGCGGGTAAATTTGTTAGATGTTACTTTATAAGAATAATAATCTCTACCTGCCGACAAGGTGGGCTGCACTCCCATGCCGCCCGACAAACCCTGATGCCCGGCAACCTGGCCGAACTGGGAATCAAGCGACAGGTTAGACAGGTGGTTTAAATAATATTGCAGATCTTCAGGATCTTTTGCTAAATGACTGATACTGAATTTGACCTGACTTTTATTTAAATTCATATTAACGTTAAGGTCGCTGTTAATGGCCATGGCCGTTTCATTCACACTCAGCCTGCGGCGGGTACTGTCAGACAAGGCATTAAAAAAATTAAGCGTGGTATCTTTCACCAGCCCGAACTGAGGCGTTGCCTTTAATGAATCTGGCATCAGGTTCATAAAAACAGATACGGCGCGGCTCATGTCAAAATCATAAACCACGTTGCAGGAACCATCATCATTAAAATTGTAAACCTCTTCAATATCAACACATGAACTGAAGGCAAGCATTACAAAAAAAAGCAGGACGGTCAGGCGTTTTTTCATATCCAATCAAATATAACTTATTGAGGTGAAAGGATAAAGGATTTATTTAGTTGAAAGGTAAAAGGTTTTAGGGCGAAAGTAAAACAGCTTTTACCTTTAATCTTAAGCATTTCGCCTCAAAATCAGAAATATCCCCTTTTACCTTTCGTT
It encodes:
- a CDS encoding Hsp20/alpha crystallin family protein, whose product is MTLVKFGKEQKNGLVNPFFNDVYSLLNDSFLNERHASTVPAVNISESENSFEVALAVPGLKKEDIKINLDKNVLSVSAEKKTETTEENKKYSKREYNFSSFSRSFTLPQSADSSKIEAAYVDGILTLSIAKKEEAKFQSREITLK
- the lepA gene encoding translation elongation factor 4 encodes the protein MKHIRNFCIIAHIDHGKSTLADRLLEYTNTITQRESQAQLLDDMDLERERGITIKSHAIQMDYVLDGQQYVLNLIDTPGHVDFSYEVSRSIAACEGALLIVDAAQGIQAQTISNLYLALENDLEIIPVLNKMDLPGAMPEEVKDQIVDLIGCKREDILAASGKTGLGVHDILRAIVERVPAPVGDPEAPLQALIFDSVFNSFRGIIAYFKVTNGEIRKGDKVKFVATEREYIADEIGTLKLKPLPKDVVKTGDVGYIISGIKEAREVKVGDTITTIDRPCEEGIQGFEEVKPMVFAGIYPVDTEDYEELRESMAKLQLNDASLVFEPESSAALGFGFRCGFLGMLHMEIIQERLEREFNMTVITTVPNVSYLAYSTKQDEIVVNNPSDLPDPSKIDRVEEPYIKATIITKADFVGPVMSLCIQKRGMIVNQSYLTSDRVELVFEMPMGEIVFDFYDKLKTISKGYASFDYHQIGYRSSDLVRLDIRLNGEPVDALSSLIHRSNSYDFGKKICEKLKELLPRQQFEIIIQASIGAKIIARETVKAMRKDVTAKCYGGDISRKRKLLEKQKAGKKRMRQVGNVEIPQSAFMAVLKLD
- a CDS encoding acyl-CoA dehydrogenase family protein → MAKTDQFESPDYYLLDELLTDEHKLIRSTVREWVKKEVSPIIEDYAQRAEFPKHLLKGLAEIGAFGPTIPEQYGGLGLDYTAYGIIMQEIERGDSGIRSTASVQGSLVMYPIYTYGSEEQKVKYLPKLATGELMGCFGLTEPDHGSDPGGMTTNFKEEGDHYLLNGAKMWISNAPFADIAIVWAKNPEGKIQGLIVERGMEGFSTPETHNKWSLRASSTGELVFDNVKVPKENLLPNAIGLKGPLGCLNQARYGIAWGAIGAAMDCYDTALNYAKERKQFGKPIAAFQLQQKKLAEMITEITKAQLLVWRLGVLKSDNRATPAQISMAKRNSVAMALNVAREARQMLGGMGITGEYPIMRHMMNLESVVTYEGTHDIHLLITGMDITGEEAFK
- a CDS encoding acyl-CoA thioesterase, translated to MPEKLSEYKFQFPITIRFSDIDAVGHVNNAMYLTYFEDTRFHYWKDAIGWDFDKCGIILGRSEINYLKQVTLFDKITCYTRVVRIGNSSFDMMHVLVKETVNGHEICTTGKTVCVCYDYKAKKSIPIPEDERNRMIDYDEPRLILNTN
- a CDS encoding Rieske (2Fe-2S) protein; amino-acid sequence: MEWYKASDAITDKPPFMKRIKVKGKNICLVGYGGDIFAVSSTCPHAGADLSGGWCKDGKIICPFHRYAYDIKTGKGDPGQNDYIDTFPIEIREDGVYIGLVSFTETLKNMFK
- a CDS encoding bifunctional 5,10-methylenetetrahydrofolate dehydrogenase/5,10-methenyltetrahydrofolate cyclohydrolase, whose translation is MQLLDGKYVSEKLKGEIADEAAALLAERGRKPHLVAVLVGHDGGSETYVASKMKNCEKVGFKSSLVRYESDVTEEELLKKVEELNADADIDGIIVQLPLPKHIDPEKVTERIDHRKDVDGFHPVNLGRMQRNLPSFIPATPYGITLMLKEYGIETAGKHCVVVGRSNIVGSPMSILMARNTTPGNCTVTICHSRTPDIKKFTLDADILVVAIGKKNFVTADMVKDGAVVIDVGMNRETSTITKSGFKLYGDVDFDNVAPKASWITPVPGGVGLMTIIGLLKNTLASAKKEVYQ
- a CDS encoding FAD-binding oxidoreductase yields the protein MTYNKITEDILNQIIDIVGTENVLTGQTELEKYSHDETEDLEYYPEVVAKPATPQEVAALLVLCNEHQIPVTPRGAGTGLAGGALAIMGGLMLAMERFNKVLEVDERNLQATVEPGVITEVFMNQVAEMGLLYPIDPSSKGSCFLGGNVAHGSGGPRVVKYGTIREYILNLEVVLASGEIIWTGANTLKYASGYNLTQLFIGSEGTLGIVTKIVVKLIPAPTRDVLMLAAFPDLETAASAVSAIFRAGIVPSALEFMERKGIEWVKEKDGVYFDLKDDAAAFLMIEIDGTDTDVIFGEAEKVNVVLEQFGCNDVLFAESTTQKDELWHMRRTMAVSVKANSIYKEEDCVVPRAALPVLIKGIKDAGAKYGFESVCYGHAGDGNVHINILKGGMSDDDWNNKLKDGIRDIFELTTQLGGTISGEHGIGLVQKEFMPIKYSAVHFQLWKGIKQVFDPKGILNPGKIF
- the folB gene encoding dihydroneopterin aldolase, producing the protein MIVALRAAEFFAYHGFYPEEQHTGNCFIVDIEVEFTPTASSGLHTDDINDTVNYEELYDIANKHMQQPQKLIETLATLILEDVKARYGFLDRINISIKKQNPLAGAKVKYTEIIVGYNK